The nucleotide window ACTGACTACCGTTACTCAGATTAATGTAGCAGCACACACGGATATAACGGACAATTTGTTGTTCCATGATTCATTAGATTTAGCTCATCTAAAGTATATTCCTCCCCTCTGTCGCTGTCCAGGCCTTTATCCCAGCCGATGTCCTATGCCCTGCATTTTCCCATGGACGACGATGTGGACAGCATCAGCCTTGCTCGATCCATAAGCAAGGACAGCTTGGCCTCCAACATCATGAGTATTACCCCCAAACACATGCTGGCGTCAGGTCCCCATCTGCCTCAACACAGACTCAGTGGTCAAAGCCTGCTTAGTCACATGCGCatagaagatgaagaggaggaaatagaAGAGGAGGAACTGGTTGCTGTTATCCACCCTTATGCATTTTCTCGACATCCACATGGGAGTGACATGGAACAGGATGAGCTGGAAATCCAGAGTATAGCATCCACCTCAAGGGGTTCTATTACTCGTTGCTCTCCTCGCCTTGACACGAGTCCCTTTACCCTGGACCGTCTGGCAGACAGCTACTATCTTGAGCCTTTGATGCCAGCCATCCCTAAGCCAGCCAAAGAGAAGAGCATCAGTCTGAACAAGCAGGAGGAAAGCGGTGAGAGTCGCTGTAGAGCAGCAGTAGCTGCTAAGAAAGCAGCCACCAATGTCCCGAGCACCTCACAGAGGAAAGCCATAGCACATGAGTCAAATAGAAGTATCTTTATGCCCATACCCGATGCGGAATCAGTGCCCAGCTCTCTCAGGCCACCCACAGAGGGGTCGATAGGCCTCTCTCCGTCTGGAAAGAAACAGTCCCAAGGctttttccttcatttgtcAGGAGAGCCAGACCGCCACAGTCCTTTCTTCACTGTGCTGGAGGCAGGGCATGACTCTGACTCAGACATTGCAGACCTtgaggaagatgatgaggacGATGATCAGATTGAGCTGACTAGAGAATTAGGGAAGAGAGGCAAGGGGAAATGCttggaggagggagaggtgtTTGAATTTGGCGAGGGAGAGGGTGAGTCAGCCAAGCTGAGAGAAGACTTGAAGGTGAGTGAGCGGGACGATAAGGAAGACGGCAGTGGATGCTCAAGCCCTTGCCTCAGTACCATATCCTGGGCAAGCAGCTGCAGTGCTTCAGGCAGCGCCAGTGTCAAGATGACCAGCTTTGCAGAGAGAAAGCTCCTTAAACTTGGCCTCCGTGACGGATTTTCAAGTACTAGCAGTTCCCAGAAGACCACACCAGATGGCTCTGAGATTGCTCCCTGTCCTCCCTGGCAACTGAGGAGTGACTGCACCTCCAGTTTGCTAGGGAAGGAGCCTGGTTCTGTGTTGGGGAATAATATGATGGGGAGTCCCCCAGTAGTGCCTTCAGAGCTGCTGCAACTTCACATGCAGCTAGAAGAGCAAAGACGTGCAATAgaatatcaaaagaaaaaggtggAGACACTATCAGCACGGCAGAGACTAAAGCTAGGGAAAGCTGCGTTCTTGAACATCGTCAAGAAGGGTGGAGGAAAGAGCGACACACTTCCTCTACCCCTGAAACACTCCGAGGAATCCTCAGAACTAACAGCTACTGATAGGCATAAAGTGAAGACCCAGTCCTGCAGGGATGACTCCTGTCTTGATGCTCTGAAGGTTCAGGCGAAGGCGCGTCAGCCAGAGGGAGGACAGATGAACAGATACAACAGATTGAACACCCAGTCTCAAGATAATGGGGCTGAACCTGGCTTAAATGAGTGTTCCCGCTCCATAGATCTCCTCAATGAAGCTATTAGTTCCATTCAGCAGCAGATGATGCAGCTCTCCTTACAGCAAGACCTGCTGATGAAGCAGAGTGTGGTCTCACCTCCAGAACGTGTAGAATCAGGCCCTAGCACAACCCCCAACATCACACAAACAACATCCTCTACCTCAGACTCCAGATCTTATGCAGTCCACTTTGTAGATATCGGTGGCAGCAATTCTTTTCCTGCTCGCCGTCCTCCCAAGCTTAGCTCCAGCCAACGCACCAAAGtctctgacagaaaacagaataaagagAACAGCAAGATGGCTTCAATCAAGTCGAATACTCAGTCCCCAGAGAGCATGCCTTCTCCTAGAGAAAGTATTAGTGGAGACAAGGAAACGGGGGCTGTTTTGGAGAGCTCGAGTCTAGAGAGAAGCATTCAGAGAAACACCACCTTCAGAGTCCATGATGGCACCGGAGAAGGATCTGGGTACTTCCCAGAAAAATCCCAGTCACAGGAACCACCAGTCATCCCAAGCGCAACCATATCTCCCTCACAGGCTGCAGAACCAGAAGAGGACAAAGATGACAACTCAGGAAAAGAGGCATCGGGTGGAGATGAGAGCcccagggtcaaaggtcagctgaTTGAGGTCGACCTTTCAGAGCTTAAGGACCCATCAGAGGATGGCAGTGCAGATGTTACAGACTGCAcggcagagagagaacagaagaaTGTGTTGGGCTTCTTCTTTAAGGTGAAAATCAGatgtttgcattttcacattgcTTTCATGTGTAACTTGAGATTTGGCCTGTCAACATTACCGTCTGAGAAGCATAGTTACAAACTGAAtaattatcacttttttttaaattccaggaTGATGAAAAGGCAGAGGATGAAATGGCAAAACGTCGTGCTGCCTTCCTCCTCAAACAGCAGCGCAAAGCTGAAGAGGCGAGACTAcgcaaacaacaacaagaagtTGAGAGTGAACTCAAACGTGATGAGGCCAGGTAAGTTTTCTTTTCAACACACTGACATGCTAATTATAAGGATAAGGAAATATCTAAGGTGCACGTGTGTGCAAGGATATATTCTTTTAATGCAGTAAAGTTCTGCTTGTGTTAACTCTCCATCCTTTTCTTCAAGGCGTAAGGCAGAAGAGGATCGTGTTCgtaaggaagaggagaaggcaCGACGAGAGCTCATTAAGCAGGAATACCTGCGGAGAAAGCAGCAAGCGCTGATGGAAGAGCAGGGTCTTGTCAAGCCTCGCCCAAGGACTAAATCCCGCAGGAACAGACCAAAATCACTGCACCGCGAAGAGTCCATCAGCCTCTCCAAAGGATCCACCACACGTACgaatatattttttgtctttttgtctttgtctagTGCACCATGTTGTCTCGTCACATTGTTTATTtagaaaagtttgtttgtttgttgtataaTCTGGTAAGCTGTTGTGTGATTGCGCACATTTTCAGTTAAGTTCACTTGTGTGCATTCGCTGTCATGCACTGAGTGGGTACATGTGTGTTGCGCAGGTAATCAACTGAAGGTGTCTGTGTTGATCAAAGCCCAGGGCTCAGCAGCAGGCTGCAGGCGAGGTGAAACTTCAAACCTGCTCTGCATGATGTGATAGCAGACA belongs to Xiphias gladius isolate SHS-SW01 ecotype Sanya breed wild chromosome 20, ASM1685928v1, whole genome shotgun sequence and includes:
- the camsap1a gene encoding calmodulin-regulated spectrin-associated protein 1a; amino-acid sequence: MDAEVSAGRDSTWRRAAAAAAAAAADDDDGDDDAGGGGGGAGVTEAQVVPLELYDSARAKIDANLRWLFAKAYGEDNIPADLRDPFYTDQYEQEHIKPPIIRLLLSGELYCRVCGLILHAELAASLQSHQSVIHALSRKGIYVLETDNTPVSDLDLSSAPIKMSSHIHLIDSLMMAYTVEMISVEKVVSSVKRFSNFSASKELPFDLEDSMVFWINKVNIKMRDITEKELKMKQHLLESSSHQKVRYRRDHLSGRTLQHFPLLDDLLKDVCDGTALLAVIHFYCPELIRLEDICLKEVPSIADSVYNIQLLKEFSNEYLNKCFYLKPEDMLYSPPVLKNNVMVFIAELFWWFESVKPDFVQPRDLQEIRDVRLLLQPKGSRSHVPISNVTKRSFLTSSNSADVLTTPPSPDLSTKPSSSSPSQSLLPLRQRQQKVLEESTSDLRNRSNSLTRADGQHQGSVLAWPERRPRPLSQPMSYALHFPMDDDVDSISLARSISKDSLASNIMSITPKHMLASGPHLPQHRLSGQSLLSHMRIEDEEEEIEEEELVAVIHPYAFSRHPHGSDMEQDELEIQSIASTSRGSITRCSPRLDTSPFTLDRLADSYYLEPLMPAIPKPAKEKSISLNKQEESGESRCRAAVAAKKAATNVPSTSQRKAIAHESNRSIFMPIPDAESVPSSLRPPTEGSIGLSPSGKKQSQGFFLHLSGEPDRHSPFFTVLEAGHDSDSDIADLEEDDEDDDQIELTRELGKRGKGKCLEEGEVFEFGEGEGESAKLREDLKVSERDDKEDGSGCSSPCLSTISWASSCSASGSASVKMTSFAERKLLKLGLRDGFSSTSSSQKTTPDGSEIAPCPPWQLRSDCTSSLLGKEPGSVLGNNMMGSPPVVPSELLQLHMQLEEQRRAIEYQKKKVETLSARQRLKLGKAAFLNIVKKGGGKSDTLPLPLKHSEESSELTATDRHKVKTQSCRDDSCLDALKVQAKARQPEGGQMNRYNRLNTQSQDNGAEPGLNECSRSIDLLNEAISSIQQQMMQLSLQQDLLMKQSVVSPPERVESGPSTTPNITQTTSSTSDSRSYAVHFVDIGGSNSFPARRPPKLSSSQRTKVSDRKQNKENSKMASIKSNTQSPESMPSPRESISGDKETGAVLESSSLERSIQRNTTFRVHDGTGEGSGYFPEKSQSQEPPVIPSATISPSQAAEPEEDKDDNSGKEASGGDESPRVKGQLIEVDLSELKDPSEDGSADVTDCTAEREQKNVLGFFFKDDEKAEDEMAKRRAAFLLKQQRKAEEARLRKQQQEVESELKRDEARRKAEEDRVRKEEEKARRELIKQEYLRRKQQALMEEQGLVKPRPRTKSRRNRPKSLHREESISLSKGSTTRNQLKVSVLIKAQGSAAGCRRADLSCSHRGSTLSLATEADSVMSGGAESQRAGSVCSMESFPMLSRASSRNMERDWENGSIASSITSTEYNGPKLFKEPSSKSNKPIIINAIAHCCLAGKVNESQKNVVLEELEKCESNHLIILFRDGGCQFRAIYSFSPDTEEIIKFTGTGPRTIGRKMIDKLYKYSSDRKQFTVIPAKSVSVSVDALTIHNHLWQVKRPGSARRK